Proteins encoded by one window of Chloroflexota bacterium:
- a CDS encoding HPr family phosphocarrier protein, whose translation MQEVTLVVRHKVGLHARPAAMFVQTAKQFKSEILVRKDEREANAKSILSILTLGVNQGSVITVKANGEDEEQALKALQELVEANFGEAE comes from the coding sequence ATGCAAGAAGTCACATTAGTTGTTCGACACAAAGTGGGTTTGCACGCCAGACCCGCAGCCATGTTTGTCCAGACAGCGAAGCAATTCAAGTCTGAAATTCTTGTGCGAAAAGATGAGCGTGAGGCCAATGCTAAGAGCATTCTCTCCATACTTACGCTCGGAGTGAACCAGGGCTCTGTTATCACGGTCAAAGCAAATGGTGAGGATGAGGAACAAGCCCTGAAAGCCCTCCAAGAGTTGGTGGAGGCGAATTTTGGTGAAGCCGAATGA
- the lipB gene encoding lipoyl(octanoyl) transferase LipB produces MLVLNLGLEPYERAWELQHCLVKARQEGRIDDILILLEHEPVITLGRTGDPSHILASADELREAGIVVHRVERGGDVTYHGPGQLVGYPILHLEAHHLGVSDYMHALEDVLIRTLHDFGLSAYRRTGIIGVWVGERKIAALGARVERGVTYHGFALNVAPNLEHFALIVPCGLTDASVTSMQRELGKPVEMHFVRERVIWNFGQVFAAPMKEVTLAQLPLSNPREAGFETGPLAITH; encoded by the coding sequence TTGCTCGTCCTGAATTTGGGTTTAGAGCCTTATGAACGTGCATGGGAATTACAGCATTGTTTGGTCAAGGCCCGGCAAGAGGGGCGCATTGACGATATTCTGATACTGCTCGAGCACGAGCCTGTGATTACCCTTGGTCGCACCGGCGATCCAAGCCACATCCTGGCCTCTGCGGATGAACTGCGCGAGGCAGGCATTGTGGTACACAGGGTGGAACGCGGTGGAGATGTCACCTATCATGGCCCAGGGCAACTGGTGGGTTATCCGATTCTACATCTGGAGGCGCATCACTTGGGTGTCTCCGATTACATGCATGCCCTTGAAGATGTATTGATTCGCACTTTACACGACTTTGGCTTATCCGCTTACCGCCGAACAGGTATTATTGGCGTATGGGTTGGCGAAAGAAAGATCGCGGCACTGGGTGCACGGGTGGAACGGGGAGTAACCTATCACGGTTTTGCCTTGAATGTGGCTCCTAACTTGGAACATTTTGCTCTGATTGTGCCCTGCGGACTGACGGATGCATCTGTTACCTCCATGCAACGCGAATTGGGAAAACCTGTTGAGATGCATTTTGTGCGCGAGCGAGTGATATGGAATTTTGGTCAGGTCTTTGCAGCGCCCATGAAAGAGGTGACTCTTGCCCAACTCCCTTTATCCAACCCACGAGAGGCCGGCTTTGAGACTGGTCCGCTGGCCATAACGCACTGA
- a CDS encoding methionyl-tRNA formyltransferase gives MERIVFMGTPRFGQLILEALIGHYEVVAVVTQPDREGGRGRKVIIPPVKALALAHNLSVLQPVKVRQPEFVQQLHDLAPTAIVVAAFGQILPPTILSLPPYGCINVHASLLPRHRGAAPIPAAILAGDAQTGVTIMLMDEGLDTGPILGQAALEILPDDTTASLTERLGNLGGQLILDTLPRWLAGEITPQKQDDRLVTYSKLLRKEDGHIRWTEPAELIARKCRAFYPWPGAFTFWGERELKVLRARPCLAPYPERIPGKVIRVNSEIAVVTGEGLLVLEEVQLAGKRPLTGPEFVRGQRDFVGSLLQ, from the coding sequence ATGGAACGCATCGTCTTCATGGGCACGCCGCGCTTCGGTCAGTTGATTCTGGAAGCGCTCATTGGCCACTATGAGGTTGTGGCGGTGGTCACCCAACCAGATCGCGAAGGCGGACGTGGCCGAAAGGTAATTATCCCTCCAGTAAAGGCTCTGGCGCTGGCGCATAACTTGTCGGTGTTGCAGCCAGTTAAGGTGCGGCAGCCTGAGTTCGTCCAACAATTGCACGATCTAGCACCAACGGCCATTGTGGTGGCTGCTTTTGGGCAAATCCTGCCCCCCACGATTCTATCCCTGCCGCCGTATGGCTGCATCAACGTACATGCGTCCTTGCTGCCACGCCACCGTGGGGCAGCACCCATCCCGGCGGCGATATTGGCTGGTGACGCACAAACTGGCGTCACGATTATGCTCATGGATGAGGGTTTGGACACTGGCCCGATTTTGGGTCAGGCAGCACTAGAGATTCTCCCTGATGACACCACCGCTTCGCTTACGGAAAGATTAGGGAATCTAGGAGGGCAACTTATTCTGGATACCTTGCCCCGCTGGCTGGCAGGCGAGATCACGCCGCAAAAGCAGGATGACCGTCTAGTCACATACAGCAAACTTTTGCGTAAGGAGGATGGTCACATTCGCTGGACCGAGCCTGCGGAGTTGATTGCACGGAAATGTCGCGCTTTTTATCCCTGGCCAGGGGCGTTTACTTTCTGGGGAGAGAGAGAACTCAAAGTGCTGCGCGCACGGCCTTGTTTGGCGCCTTATCCCGAAAGGATACCAGGCAAGGTAATACGAGTCAATTCTGAGATAGCCGTGGTTACAGGAGAGGGATTGCTTGTTCTGGAAGAGGTGCAACTAGCCGGGAAGCGTCCATTGACAGGTCCAGAGTTTGTCCGTGGTCAGCGAGACTTTGTAGGGTCCTTGCTGCAGTAA
- the topA gene encoding type I DNA topoisomerase — MEGQEVIAYCLKCREKRILQNPEPIYTAARNPATRGRCPVCGTTLVKMGRTEAHAAIPAPPRTARTRKAEDTAERKRNSRLVIVESPAKARTVGRFLGKEYQVEASVGHVRDLLRSRLSVDVENDFAPTYHVPKEKRETVQRLKKVVSHAREVYLATDPDREGEAIAWHLIAAAAIPEEIAHRVVFHEITDAAVKEAFAHPRKLDMDLVNAQQARRILDRLVGYKISPLLWHKVRSRLSAGRVQSVAVRLIVEREREIQAFIPVEYWSIAAELAKQETRALEPRPSFIAKLIKIRGEEVDLKDEPAAQSIVDDLEGALYIVGDVRKFQRQRKPPAPFITSSLQQEAFRHLGFTAKRTMAVAQQLYEGVDLGQGERVGLITYMRTDSTNIAPEAVGQARSYIEKKFGGNFLPEKPPFYKTRAVKAQEAHECIRPTSVWREPDAIKNYLDTDQYCLYQLIWKRFIASQMRPAIYDVTSVDIKAGHLEAERTVPEGNALQSFLDALPYLFRVTGSTLAFPGFLLVYEEAKDEGVIAEEDAGALPRLEIGEILDLLRLIPEQHFTQPPPRYTEASLIRELEKHGIGRPSTYAPILSTIQERGYVDRANKHLVPTELGFLVNDLLVEHFPDIVDVQFTAHMEEDLDRIAAGEREWVAVLREFYGPFERTLQMAEQNMQKIDLAPEETGLICEKCGSPMVVKLGRYGKFIACSNFPQCRNTRPYVVKTGAKCPQCGGDLLERRTRKKRIFYGCANYPTCQFTIWQRPLAKACPNCGGLLIESGKGKAKCLRCQQVFKSEVESEKRT; from the coding sequence ATGGAAGGGCAGGAAGTCATCGCCTACTGCCTGAAATGCCGTGAAAAAAGGATTCTGCAAAATCCTGAACCTATCTATACCGCGGCAAGGAACCCAGCAACACGCGGCAGATGTCCGGTCTGCGGCACTACTCTAGTGAAAATGGGCCGTACGGAAGCCCATGCTGCTATACCCGCACCCCCACGTACAGCCCGTACTCGCAAGGCAGAGGATACTGCAGAGAGAAAACGCAACAGTCGGTTGGTCATCGTTGAATCCCCAGCCAAAGCGAGGACTGTGGGCAGATTCCTCGGCAAGGAATACCAGGTTGAGGCTTCAGTTGGGCATGTACGGGATCTTCTGCGTTCCCGTCTGAGCGTGGACGTGGAGAACGACTTTGCCCCAACTTATCACGTGCCAAAGGAGAAGCGCGAAACCGTCCAGCGCTTGAAAAAAGTGGTTAGCCATGCCAGAGAAGTCTACCTGGCCACTGACCCCGACCGTGAAGGAGAGGCCATCGCCTGGCATTTGATTGCTGCTGCAGCCATTCCCGAAGAAATTGCCCACCGCGTTGTTTTCCATGAGATTACAGATGCAGCGGTTAAGGAAGCATTTGCGCACCCTCGGAAACTGGACATGGATCTGGTCAACGCCCAACAAGCCCGGCGCATCCTAGACCGCCTGGTAGGCTATAAAATTAGCCCGTTACTGTGGCATAAAGTGCGCAGCCGTCTTTCAGCCGGTCGGGTGCAGTCTGTAGCGGTACGCCTAATCGTGGAGCGCGAACGAGAGATACAGGCTTTCATCCCAGTCGAGTATTGGTCTATTGCGGCAGAACTAGCCAAGCAGGAGACGCGCGCACTTGAGCCGCGACCCAGTTTCATTGCGAAATTGATAAAGATCCGCGGCGAGGAAGTTGACCTCAAGGATGAACCAGCAGCCCAGTCTATTGTGGATGACCTGGAAGGCGCCCTCTACATTGTGGGTGATGTACGCAAGTTTCAGCGGCAGCGCAAGCCGCCTGCCCCGTTCATTACTAGTAGCCTGCAGCAGGAGGCATTCCGCCATTTGGGCTTTACTGCCAAACGTACAATGGCCGTCGCTCAACAGCTCTACGAAGGCGTAGACCTAGGTCAGGGCGAGCGCGTCGGTTTGATTACCTACATGCGCACGGATTCCACCAATATTGCTCCAGAAGCAGTTGGACAAGCAAGATCTTATATCGAAAAGAAATTTGGCGGCAATTTTTTGCCGGAAAAACCGCCCTTTTACAAAACGCGCGCCGTGAAGGCGCAAGAAGCTCACGAGTGCATCCGCCCTACTTCGGTCTGGCGTGAGCCAGATGCCATCAAAAACTACTTGGATACAGATCAATATTGCCTTTATCAACTAATCTGGAAACGGTTCATCGCCAGTCAGATGCGTCCAGCTATCTATGATGTGACCTCTGTGGATATCAAGGCTGGCCATCTGGAAGCAGAGAGGACTGTGCCTGAAGGTAATGCTCTTCAATCGTTCCTAGATGCGCTGCCTTATCTCTTTCGTGTCACCGGTTCCACTCTTGCCTTCCCTGGCTTCCTGCTGGTGTATGAGGAGGCAAAAGATGAGGGCGTGATTGCGGAAGAAGACGCGGGTGCCCTGCCCCGGCTCGAAATTGGCGAGATTCTGGATTTGCTTCGGTTGATCCCGGAGCAGCATTTTACTCAACCGCCTCCGCGTTATACCGAAGCCTCCCTGATACGCGAACTTGAGAAGCATGGCATTGGCCGACCCAGCACTTATGCTCCCATACTGTCCACGATACAGGAACGAGGTTATGTGGATCGGGCGAATAAACATTTGGTACCTACGGAACTGGGGTTCCTGGTCAATGACCTCTTGGTGGAGCATTTTCCAGATATTGTGGATGTTCAATTCACAGCGCACATGGAGGAAGACCTCGATCGCATTGCCGCAGGGGAACGAGAGTGGGTGGCTGTACTGCGCGAATTCTACGGACCTTTTGAGCGCACTTTGCAGATGGCCGAGCAAAACATGCAAAAAATAGACCTAGCCCCTGAAGAAACAGGGCTAATTTGTGAGAAGTGTGGCAGTCCTATGGTGGTCAAGTTAGGACGCTACGGAAAATTCATTGCCTGCAGCAATTTTCCTCAGTGCCGCAATACCCGACCTTACGTAGTTAAAACGGGAGCCAAATGCCCCCAGTGTGGTGGGGATTTGCTGGAGAGAAGGACTCGCAAAAAGCGCATTTTCTACGGTTGTGCCAACTACCCTACTTGCCAGTTCACCATCTGGCAACGTCCTTTGGCAAAGGCTTGCCCAAACTGTGGTGGTTTGCTCATTGAATCTGGCAAAGGGAAAGCAAAATGCTTGCGTTGCCAGCAGGTATTCAAGAGCGAGGTGGAATCTGAGAAGAGAACTTGA
- the xerC gene encoding tyrosine recombinase XerC yields MNLAKGKQNACVASRYSRARWNLRRELERFLTYLIAEKNASIHTIDNYRREIEECLTFLEEQGVRTWDNVDRLVLRRYLAWLNAQGYAKASVVRRLSELRSFGRFLMREGIVPINPFRAVSSPKMSRHLPVPLSVQETVALLSAPDATTPQGLRDRAILEVLYSSGLRVSELAGLNINDIDWGRSELRVLGKGAKERIVFLGQPALAALRAYLEGGRPYLLQDKTSTALFLNRLGSRLTTRSIMNLLKKYSRMIGLEKRVTPHTLRHTFATHLLDGGADLRSVQELLGHALLTTTQIYTHVSQSRAREVYLRSHPLAKASPDGNIHG; encoded by the coding sequence TTGAATCTGGCAAAGGGAAAGCAAAATGCTTGCGTTGCCAGCAGGTATTCAAGAGCGAGGTGGAATCTGAGAAGAGAACTTGAACGCTTTCTGACCTACTTGATAGCCGAGAAGAACGCCTCGATTCACACCATTGATAATTATCGGCGTGAGATTGAGGAATGTCTGACATTTCTAGAGGAACAGGGAGTGCGCACCTGGGATAATGTAGACCGACTGGTATTGCGGCGTTATCTGGCTTGGCTGAATGCCCAAGGTTATGCGAAAGCCAGTGTGGTGCGGCGGCTGTCGGAACTGCGCTCTTTTGGTCGTTTTCTCATGCGAGAGGGCATTGTCCCTATCAACCCATTCCGTGCCGTGTCCTCACCCAAGATGTCCAGGCATCTCCCTGTACCCCTTTCAGTGCAAGAGACGGTGGCGTTGCTCAGCGCCCCGGATGCGACCACCCCACAGGGGTTGCGCGATCGTGCTATTCTCGAAGTACTGTACAGCAGTGGATTGCGCGTCAGCGAATTAGCAGGCCTAAACATAAATGATATAGATTGGGGGCGAAGCGAACTGAGGGTATTAGGCAAGGGCGCCAAGGAGCGTATTGTATTCCTTGGACAGCCAGCTCTAGCAGCGCTGCGAGCATATCTCGAGGGAGGTCGGCCCTATCTGCTGCAGGATAAGACGAGCACCGCGCTCTTTCTGAACCGCTTGGGCAGCAGGCTTACCACACGCAGCATTATGAACTTGCTGAAAAAGTATAGTCGTATGATCGGTTTGGAGAAGCGAGTCACGCCTCATACGTTGCGGCACACCTTTGCCACACATCTCTTGGATGGCGGTGCTGACCTGAGGTCAGTTCAGGAATTGCTAGGGCATGCTCTTCTGACCACAACACAGATCTATACTCACGTCAGCCAGAGCCGTGCTCGTGAGGTATATCTCCGCTCACATCCATTGGCTAAGGCAAGTCCAGATGGTAACATCCATGGTTAA